In Colletotrichum higginsianum IMI 349063 chromosome 1, whole genome shotgun sequence, one genomic interval encodes:
- a CDS encoding CP2 transcription factor, which translates to MLTDQDPTPRATNEPWRFTPSLLDPNSFSFTSFANAPPGYYTPTPGGTNTIYHPQAGDLHTPTLGLGMGLGTPLSMPTSDGAMNSGHPMMDLAGYHQGMHPQQFQQPFNPFIQPPAPQQSFAPSSFVHQDTGYETMEQDGSPMNSDPSEERMASIDSAFHNSPMMGFQGRQIGGMPMAVALPPSAEKFRFHATLNAPTAMIKHADEIPVTYLNKGQAYSLSIIDTNATMPVAPGTRFRTFVRISFEDEQQRQKPGVCWALWKEGRGTNEAHQRGGKLQAVEYVEAGQPTEGDDKRTRVELESASFDGFSVVWTPGINGAPECNIAVRFNFLSTDFSHSKGVKGIPVRLCAKTSTFPPDPAQPAADANPEICFCKVKLFRDHGAERKLSNDVAHVKKTIDKLKQQIAQAESGMKDFGKRKRSTATAQVKGADQRPGKVQKHKRTWSMSSTSSAGGGARPPLEEDLHFKLQTLQDMFTSTRPVSILYLRGEDLDDPDLHPVSLPGEQTDLTKIESREGPAWQARSGRSSVAGSSLVSPSPSSLSLASQASAVPNRQWSGFDGEGSGEPASRQGSDQPTKVTKTDDAGNLSGWIEALGVDPSYRPPPERVARPAACFYVIRPDASEPERREYYRAIYLAQRSLKDFNYRLAVKWNLDPSRVLRTVHVLDRGLEVEMDDDVIQELREGQDMMLEIKEVTHDDSVQPKREWDMAVDPNEGDAMDHSSTQGSYELRLKF; encoded by the exons ATGCTAAC GGACCAAGACCCGACACCCAGAGCCACGAATGAGCCTTGGAGATTCACCCCGTCTTTGCTAGATCCAAACTCTTTCTCCTTTACCAGCTTCGCCAATGCGCCGCCCGGCTACTACACTCCAACCCCAGGAGGCACCAATACCATCTACCACCCGCAAGCCGGCGACCTGCACACGCCAACGCTGGGACTCGGTATGGGCCTTGGGACCCCCTTATCGATGCCCACGTCGGACGGCGCCATGAACTCTGGACATCCCATGATGGACCTAGCTGGGTACCACCAAGGAATGCATCCTCAGCAGTTCCAACAACCCTTCAACCCGTTCATTCAGCCTCCCGCGCCTCAGCAATCGTTTGCGCCTTCTTCATTTGTGCACCAAGACACCGGCTACGAAACCATGGAGCAAGATGGGTCGCCGATGAACTCCGATCCGTCTGAAGAGCGCATGGCTTCCATTGACAGCGCCTTTCACAACTCACCCATGATGGGTTTCCAGGGACGGCAAATTGGAGGGATGCCCATGGCCGTAGCACTCCCACCGTCTGCCGAAAAGTTCCGTTTCCACGCGACTCTCAACGCCCCTACTGCCATGATCAAACACGCGGATGAGATCCCCGTGACGTACCTCAACAAGGGCCAAGCGTACTCTCTCTCCATCATCGACACCAACGCAACGATGCCTGTGGCACCAGGCACCAGATTCCGCACCTTTGTCCGCATCTCCTTTGAAGACGAGCAACAACGACAGAAACCCGGTGTTTGTTGGGCCTTGTGGAAGGAGGGTAGAGGCACGAATGAAGCCCACCAAAGGGGCGGAAAATTACAGGCCGTGGAGTATGTCGAAGCGGGGCAGCCGACCGAGGGTGATGACAAGAGGACACGCGTCGAGTTGGAGTCGGCCTCTTTTGACGGCTTTTCGGTTGTCTGGACCCCCGGTATCAACGGCGCCCCCGAGTGCAACATCGCCGTTCGCTTCAACTTCCTGTCCACCGACTTCAGCCACTCCAAGGGAGTCAAGGGGATTCCTGTCAGGCTGTGTGCCAAGACCAGCACATTTCCTCCGGATCCCGCGCAGCCAGCCGCGGACGCCAACCCCGAGATCTGCTTCTGCAAGGTCAAACTGTTCCGTGACCACGGCGCCGAACGAAAGCTCTCCAACGACGTGGCCCATGTGAAGAAGACTATCGACAAGTTGAAGCAGCAGATTGCGCAAGCGGAGAGTGGCATGAAGGACTTTGGGAAGCGCAAGAGGTCCACTGCCACGGCCCAAGTCAAGGGCGCTGACCAACGGCCCGGCAAGGTGCAGAAACACAAGAGAACATGGTCCATGTCCTCAACCAGCTCAGCCGGCGGAGGGGCTCGCCCTCCTCTAGAAGAGGACTTGCACTTCAAGCTCCAGACACTGCAGGACATGTTCACCAGCACCCGGCCCGTCAGCATACTCTACTTACGCGGCGaagacctcgacgaccccgACCTCCACCCTGTTTCACTCCCTGGAGAGCAGACGGACCTCACCAAAATCGAATCCCGTGAGGGTCCCGCGTGGCAGGCACGAAGTGGCCGTAGCTCCGTCGCTGGCTCGTCCCTGGTTTCGCCTTCCCCAAGCTCTCTGTCTCTGGCTTCTCAAGCTTCGGCAGTACCCAACCGGCAGTGGTCGGGTTTCGACGGCGAAGGCTCGGGAGAGCCTGCTTCCCGACAAGGCTCGGATCAGCCAACGAAGGTCACCAAGACGGACGATGCTGGCAACTTGAGCGGCTGGATCGAAGCTCTGGGCGTGGACCCATCCTACCGTCCGCCTCCTGAGCGCGTGGCGAGGCCTGCCGCCTGCTTTTATGTCATTCGGCCCGATGCATCCGAGCCGGAGAGGCGGGAGTACTACCGCGCGATATACCTAGCCCAGAGGAGCTTGAAGGACTTCAACTACCGTTTGGCCGTTAAATGGAACCTTGATCCGTCCAGGGTTTTGCGAACTGTCCATGTCCTTGATCGCGGGCTCGAGGTCGAAATGGATGACGATGTCATCCAAGAGCTAAGAGAAGGCCAGGACATGATGCTTGAAATCAAGGAGGTCACACACGACGATTCGGTCCAGCCCAAACGCGAATGGGACATGGCCGTCGATCCCAACGAGGGTGATGCAATGGACCATTCATCGACGCAAGGCAGTTATGAATTGCGCCTCAAATTTTAA